A single window of Hymenobacter sp. APR13 DNA harbors:
- a CDS encoding carboxypeptidase-like regulatory domain-containing protein: MKKYLSLSCMVVGSLAVLSGCSKSEADSPTPAATGATVSGVVLAQDEVLRPLGKAGTTVQVEGLNKQVVTDEQGNYELKNIEPGRHVLNVSRAGMGTLRYELEVKSPAPVAFPTITLDQQSSTQVTSLTPVSKTSNSLPDEVAAFECQVAYNPQLYPAPKMYAVRLYVGKTSDVSNVRYLESSQISASESTPAPAVRGTAKLRLAFHASSLRSLGFASGEKVHLVAYGSAKDVQGGGIGREAFYFEPYVLNPATGQIQRVEANLNANPVRADFTMP, from the coding sequence ATGAAAAAGTATCTATCTCTGAGCTGCATGGTGGTCGGTAGCCTAGCTGTATTGAGCGGTTGCAGCAAATCCGAAGCAGACAGCCCAACGCCCGCCGCCACTGGGGCCACCGTGTCGGGGGTGGTGCTGGCCCAAGATGAGGTGCTGCGCCCGCTGGGCAAAGCCGGCACTACCGTGCAGGTAGAAGGGCTGAATAAACAGGTCGTAACGGATGAGCAGGGCAACTATGAGCTGAAAAACATCGAGCCAGGCCGGCATGTGCTCAATGTCAGTCGGGCCGGGATGGGTACGCTGCGCTACGAGCTCGAAGTAAAAAGCCCGGCCCCGGTTGCCTTCCCCACCATCACGCTGGATCAGCAGAGCAGCACGCAGGTGACCAGCCTGACGCCGGTAAGCAAAACGAGCAACTCGCTGCCCGATGAGGTAGCAGCGTTTGAGTGCCAGGTAGCGTACAACCCACAACTATACCCCGCCCCCAAAATGTACGCTGTGCGGCTGTACGTGGGCAAAACGAGCGACGTGAGCAACGTCCGGTATCTGGAGTCTTCGCAGATCAGCGCCAGTGAAAGCACCCCGGCCCCGGCCGTGCGGGGCACAGCCAAGTTGCGGCTGGCCTTCCATGCCTCCTCCCTGAGGAGCCTGGGGTTTGCCAGCGGAGAAAAAGTGCATCTGGTAGCCTATGGTTCTGCCAAGGACGTACAAGGCGGGGGCATCGGGCGGGAAGCCTTCTACTTCGAGCCCTATGTGCTGAACCCGGCAACCGGCCAGATTCAGCGGGTAGAAGCCAACCTGAACGCCAACCCCGTACGAGCCGACTTCACGATGCCCTAA
- a CDS encoding AMP-dependent synthetase/ligase, which translates to MDIRRTFDLLPQLQQKYNKPDCFAYKLNGQYTPISTDTVIEKVNQVSLGLRSLGIGKDDKVAIISMNRPEWMFADFGIAQLGATSVPMYPSITVEDYKYIFTDAGVKAVFVSDQKLYDKVKEATEGLDIPAQNVFTFDEVGGARHFNELLELGKKGNPADLEPIKAAVEPSDLLTLIYTSGTTGQPKGVMLSHNNILSNCRNAQRFVPVTENDKALSFLPLCHIFERMVTHIYLLNGVSIYYAESMETIADNLREVKPEIFTTVPRLLEKVYDKIVAKGHEQTGVKKSLFFWALNLGLKYDNQKDGGFLYNTQLALANKLIFSKWREALGGNLRCIVSGGGALQPRLARVFWAGGIRVMEGYGLTETSPVIAVGGYEPENNMIGTVGPIIDNTEVKIAQDGEILTKSESVMLGYYNKPELTAKEFDADGWFHTGDIGEMVEGKFLKITDRKKEMFKTSGGKYIAPQVIEGKLKESPLVEQCMVVGDGQKFASALVIPAFDDLKGWCKRNGVDCNCSNEELVKNEKVVKMYNELVNKYNSGFAQWEQVKRIALLPQLWTVETGEMTPTMKVKRKIITQNNQEIIEGIYQNAEKPAGAGGH; encoded by the coding sequence ATGGATATCCGCCGTACGTTCGACTTGCTGCCCCAGCTGCAGCAGAAGTATAACAAGCCCGACTGCTTCGCCTACAAGCTCAACGGCCAGTATACCCCTATTAGCACCGATACCGTCATCGAGAAAGTCAACCAGGTGAGCCTGGGCCTGCGCAGCCTCGGCATCGGCAAGGATGATAAGGTGGCTATCATTTCGATGAACCGGCCGGAGTGGATGTTTGCCGATTTCGGCATTGCGCAGCTAGGCGCCACCAGCGTGCCCATGTACCCCAGCATCACGGTGGAAGACTACAAGTACATCTTCACCGATGCCGGCGTAAAGGCCGTTTTCGTGTCGGATCAGAAGCTGTATGACAAGGTAAAGGAAGCCACCGAGGGCCTGGATATTCCGGCGCAGAACGTCTTCACCTTCGATGAAGTAGGCGGCGCCCGCCACTTCAATGAGCTGCTGGAGCTGGGCAAAAAGGGCAACCCCGCCGACCTGGAGCCGATTAAAGCCGCCGTGGAGCCCAGTGACCTGCTCACGCTGATTTACACCTCCGGCACCACCGGCCAGCCCAAAGGTGTAATGCTGAGCCACAACAACATCCTCAGCAACTGCCGCAACGCTCAGCGCTTCGTGCCCGTCACGGAAAACGACAAGGCCCTGAGCTTCCTGCCGCTCTGCCACATCTTCGAGCGGATGGTGACGCACATCTACCTGCTCAACGGCGTGAGCATCTACTATGCTGAGAGCATGGAAACCATTGCCGACAACCTGCGCGAGGTGAAGCCCGAAATCTTCACCACCGTGCCGCGCCTGCTGGAAAAGGTGTACGACAAGATTGTGGCCAAAGGCCACGAGCAAACCGGCGTCAAGAAAAGCCTGTTCTTCTGGGCCCTCAACTTGGGCCTAAAATACGACAACCAGAAGGACGGCGGCTTCCTGTATAATACGCAGCTGGCCCTGGCCAACAAACTTATCTTCAGCAAGTGGCGCGAGGCGCTGGGCGGCAACCTGCGCTGCATCGTGAGCGGCGGTGGGGCGCTGCAGCCGCGTTTGGCCCGCGTATTCTGGGCCGGTGGCATCCGGGTGATGGAAGGCTACGGCCTCACCGAAACCTCGCCAGTAATTGCCGTGGGCGGCTACGAGCCCGAAAACAACATGATTGGCACCGTAGGCCCTATCATCGACAACACCGAGGTGAAAATTGCCCAGGACGGCGAAATTCTCACCAAGTCGGAGTCGGTGATGCTGGGCTACTATAACAAGCCTGAACTGACGGCCAAGGAGTTCGATGCCGATGGCTGGTTCCACACCGGCGACATCGGGGAGATGGTGGAAGGCAAATTCCTGAAAATCACCGACCGGAAAAAGGAGATGTTCAAGACCTCGGGCGGCAAGTACATTGCCCCGCAGGTCATTGAAGGTAAGCTCAAGGAGTCGCCACTGGTGGAGCAGTGTATGGTGGTCGGCGACGGCCAGAAGTTCGCCTCCGCCCTCGTCATCCCCGCCTTCGACGACCTGAAGGGCTGGTGCAAGCGTAACGGCGTGGACTGCAACTGCTCCAACGAGGAGCTGGTGAAGAACGAGAAGGTGGTGAAGATGTACAATGAGCTGGTGAACAAGTACAACTCTGGCTTTGCGCAGTGGGAGCAGGTGAAGCGCATTGCCCTGCTACCCCAGCTCTGGACCGTGGAAACCGGCGAGATGACGCCCACCATGAAGGTGAAGCGCAAAATCATCACCCAAAACAACCAGGAAATCATCGAGGGCATTTACCAGAACGCCGAGAAGCCGGCCGGGGCCGGCGGCCACTAG
- a CDS encoding formimidoylglutamase — MNLAIFFDPLREELLPSSASATVLAAYATPFLDTFPDWRAADLALIGLDEWRGSAAGAPATQGADEVRRRFYQLQKGTGPARIVDLGNLRPGLTLEDTYQRLREIIAALLEHGTVPILLGGSHDLDYGQFLAYETLDRPVSFATVDARVDMAEQDCAAPEESHLRRMLVHEPSFLFNFAQLAHQQYLVAPDVLAALEKLHFETLRVGQVRDDIRQAEPLLRQADFVSFDVAALRWNDAPGYYPANPFGLTNEEAAKLAWYAGHNDQLSSFGLYGYRPDYDTHGLAASTLATMLWYFVEGYYHRRRETDFQSRRFVRYAVGLPGTPGKLVFYKSRHTEKWWLEVESMADSDVKRIVPCSYEDYFRAAQGDLPNRWILTQALLG; from the coding sequence ATGAATCTGGCCATCTTTTTCGATCCGCTCCGCGAAGAACTTCTACCCTCTTCGGCTAGCGCTACTGTTCTGGCCGCTTATGCCACGCCTTTCCTGGATACCTTCCCGGACTGGCGGGCCGCCGACCTTGCGCTGATTGGCCTGGACGAGTGGCGCGGCAGTGCCGCCGGCGCCCCCGCCACCCAGGGCGCCGACGAAGTGCGGCGGCGTTTCTACCAGCTGCAGAAAGGCACCGGCCCGGCCCGCATCGTCGATTTGGGCAACCTGCGGCCCGGCCTCACGCTGGAAGACACCTACCAGCGCCTGCGCGAAATCATTGCGGCGCTGCTGGAGCACGGCACCGTCCCGATTCTGCTGGGCGGCTCCCACGACCTCGACTACGGGCAGTTTCTGGCCTACGAAACCCTGGACCGGCCCGTGAGCTTTGCCACGGTGGATGCGCGCGTGGACATGGCCGAGCAGGATTGCGCGGCCCCTGAAGAAAGCCACCTGCGCCGCATGCTTGTGCACGAGCCCAGCTTCCTATTCAACTTTGCCCAGCTAGCCCACCAACAGTACTTGGTAGCCCCAGACGTGCTGGCGGCGCTGGAAAAGCTGCACTTTGAAACCCTACGCGTAGGCCAGGTGCGCGACGATATCCGGCAGGCCGAGCCGCTGCTGCGCCAGGCCGACTTCGTGAGCTTCGATGTGGCGGCGCTACGCTGGAACGATGCGCCTGGCTACTACCCGGCCAACCCCTTCGGCCTCACCAACGAGGAAGCCGCCAAGCTGGCCTGGTACGCCGGCCACAACGACCAGCTCAGCTCCTTCGGCCTCTACGGATACCGCCCCGACTACGACACGCACGGCCTGGCCGCTTCCACGCTGGCCACCATGCTGTGGTACTTTGTGGAAGGCTACTACCACCGCCGCCGTGAAACCGACTTCCAGAGCCGCCGCTTTGTGCGCTACGCCGTGGGCCTGCCCGGCACCCCGGGCAAGCTGGTCTTCTACAAAAGCCGCCACACCGAGAAGTGGTGGCTGGAGGTGGAAAGCATGGCCGACAGCGACGTCAAGCGCATCGTGCCGTGCAGCTACGAAGACTACTTCCGCGCCGCCCAAGGCGACTTGCCCAACCGCTGGATTCTGACCCAGGCACTGCTGGGCTGA
- a CDS encoding cytochrome b5 domain-containing protein — protein MDNPSFASSPKNEKREPENEPLPKYTKGQLALRNGQDRDEIWVAYRGLIYDVTRSRLWKRGNHYEHWAGQDLTKELDHDAPHTPNVFDKFSVIGQLA, from the coding sequence ATGGATAACCCCTCATTTGCTAGTAGTCCGAAAAACGAAAAACGGGAACCGGAAAACGAACCCCTCCCCAAGTACACCAAAGGCCAGCTGGCGCTGCGCAACGGCCAGGACCGCGACGAAATTTGGGTGGCCTACCGAGGGCTGATCTACGACGTGACCCGCTCGCGCCTCTGGAAGCGCGGAAACCATTACGAGCACTGGGCCGGCCAGGACCTGACCAAGGAACTGGACCACGACGCGCCCCACACACCCAACGTATTCGATAAATTCTCCGTTATCGGGCAGCTAGCGTGA
- the murQ gene encoding N-acetylmuramic acid 6-phosphate etherase, which translates to MSTTESPSLFNHLETLSTQELLAGMNSVDQTVPQAVAKALPQLEALVEATVARLGAGGRLFYIGAGTSGRLGVLDASECPPTFGVPHGLVVGLIAGGDKAIRKAVENAEDDAQQAWLDLQAHNINDKDIVVGIAASGRTPYVIGGLEQARQHGLATGCIVCNAGSQVAAVAEFPVEVVTGPEFVTGSTRLKAGTGQKLALNMLTTATFIRLGRVKGNKMVDMQLSNAKLVDRGEKMLMDELQIGQPEAAELLQRHGSVRAALAARA; encoded by the coding sequence ATGAGCACCACCGAAAGCCCGTCTCTCTTCAACCATCTGGAAACCCTTTCCACGCAGGAGCTGCTGGCGGGTATGAACAGCGTCGATCAGACGGTACCGCAGGCGGTGGCGAAAGCACTGCCGCAGCTGGAGGCCCTGGTGGAAGCCACCGTGGCCCGGCTGGGCGCGGGCGGGCGGCTGTTCTACATCGGGGCGGGCACCAGCGGGCGTTTGGGTGTGCTGGATGCCTCGGAATGCCCGCCCACGTTTGGCGTGCCGCACGGGCTGGTGGTGGGCCTGATTGCGGGCGGCGACAAAGCCATCCGCAAGGCCGTGGAAAACGCCGAGGATGACGCGCAGCAGGCGTGGCTGGATCTGCAGGCCCACAACATCAACGACAAGGACATTGTAGTAGGCATTGCCGCTTCTGGCCGCACGCCTTACGTGATTGGCGGGCTGGAGCAGGCCCGGCAGCACGGACTGGCCACGGGCTGCATCGTGTGCAATGCCGGTTCCCAGGTAGCGGCCGTGGCCGAGTTTCCGGTGGAAGTGGTAACGGGCCCCGAGTTCGTGACGGGTAGCACTCGCCTGAAGGCCGGCACCGGCCAGAAACTGGCCCTCAACATGCTCACCACCGCCACGTTCATCCGGCTGGGTCGGGTGAAAGGCAATAAGATGGTGGACATGCAGCTCAGCAACGCCAAGCTGGTAGACCGGGGCGAAAAGATGCTGATGGACGAGTTGCAAATCGGGCAGCCGGAAGCTGCTGAGCTGCTCCAGCGCCACGGCTCCGTGCGGGCGGCGCTAGCGGCGCGGGCTTAG
- the der gene encoding ribosome biogenesis GTPase Der: MKNTIAIVGRPNVGKSTLFNRLVGQRKAIMDDESGVTRDRHYGYGDWTGKYYTVIDTGGYVHNSDDIFEGEINKQVKLAIDEADVVLFMVDAMAGVHSLDEEFANVLRRYQGNKPIYIVANKADTNSRIHSSGEFYALGVGDGEIYPISSASGSGTGDLLDAVISHFEEEGVEEPDLGIPKIAVVGRPNVGKSSFVNLLLGTERSIVTDIAGTTRDSIQARYNAFGHEFMLVDTAGLRRKTKVHEDVEFYSVLRSIRALEEADVCVVMLDATRGIEAQDVNIIGLADKNRKGIVILVNKWDLIENKETNTAKEFEQKIYEKIAPISYPPIIFTSVLTKQRVHKAIETAIDVYGNKRRKIPTSELNETMLKEIEKYPPPIQKGKTVRIKYATQLPTHNPVFAFFCNLPQYVKESYTRYLENRMREHFDFTGVPIGIVFRKK, translated from the coding sequence ATGAAAAACACCATTGCCATTGTGGGCCGCCCGAACGTGGGCAAATCCACCCTGTTCAACCGCCTCGTGGGCCAGCGCAAGGCCATCATGGACGACGAAAGCGGCGTTACGCGTGACCGGCACTACGGCTACGGCGACTGGACCGGCAAGTACTACACCGTGATTGACACGGGGGGCTACGTGCACAACTCCGACGACATTTTCGAAGGTGAAATCAACAAGCAGGTGAAGCTGGCCATCGACGAGGCCGATGTGGTGCTGTTCATGGTGGATGCCATGGCCGGCGTGCACAGCCTCGACGAGGAGTTTGCCAACGTGCTGCGCCGCTACCAGGGCAACAAGCCCATCTACATCGTCGCCAACAAGGCCGATACCAACTCCCGCATCCACTCCTCCGGCGAGTTCTACGCCCTGGGTGTTGGCGACGGTGAAATCTACCCGATTTCCTCGGCCAGCGGCTCCGGTACCGGCGATTTGCTCGACGCAGTCATCAGCCACTTCGAGGAAGAGGGCGTGGAAGAGCCCGACCTGGGCATTCCGAAGATTGCCGTGGTGGGCCGCCCCAACGTGGGCAAGTCCAGCTTCGTGAACCTGTTGCTGGGCACCGAGCGCAGCATCGTCACGGACATTGCCGGCACCACCCGCGACTCCATCCAGGCGCGCTACAACGCTTTCGGCCACGAGTTCATGCTGGTGGATACCGCCGGTCTGCGCCGCAAAACCAAAGTGCACGAAGACGTGGAGTTCTACTCCGTGCTGCGCTCCATCCGGGCGCTGGAAGAAGCCGACGTGTGCGTGGTGATGCTGGATGCCACCCGCGGCATTGAAGCCCAGGACGTGAACATCATCGGCCTGGCCGACAAGAACCGCAAGGGCATCGTGATTCTGGTGAACAAGTGGGACCTGATCGAAAACAAGGAAACCAACACGGCCAAGGAGTTCGAGCAGAAGATCTACGAGAAGATTGCCCCGATTTCCTACCCGCCCATCATCTTCACGTCGGTGCTTACCAAGCAGCGCGTGCACAAGGCCATCGAAACGGCCATTGATGTGTATGGCAACAAGCGCCGCAAGATCCCGACTTCGGAGCTGAACGAAACCATGCTCAAGGAAATCGAGAAGTACCCGCCGCCCATCCAGAAGGGCAAAACGGTGCGCATCAAGTACGCCACGCAGCTCCCTACCCACAACCCGGTATTCGCGTTCTTCTGCAACCTGCCGCAGTACGTGAAGGAGAGCTACACTCGCTACCTCGAAAACCGCATGCGCGAGCATTTCGACTTCACGGGCGTGCCAATCGGCATCGTGTTCCGCAAAAAGTAG
- the era gene encoding GTPase Era, producing MNTDPKPHRAGFVSIIGKPNVGKSTLMNALMGERLSIVTSKAQTTRHRILGILNGEDFQLVYSDTPGIIQPKYELHNAMMSFVYSSLEDADVILFVTDIYEKHDEEPVVERLRKMVDTPILLLVNKIDQADQAEVEAKVEYWREHLPNAARVLPISALEKFGTGELLDLVLGYLPVHPPYYPKDELTDKPERFFAAEMIREKIFKLYKKEVPYSCEVEIEEFKEDEDIIRMRSVIYVERASQKGIIIGQQGTALKKVGTWAREEMEKFFQKKVFLEIYVKVNENWRTDPKALSRFGYQ from the coding sequence GTGAATACCGACCCCAAACCGCACCGCGCCGGCTTCGTGAGCATCATCGGCAAGCCCAACGTGGGCAAGTCCACGCTCATGAACGCCCTGATGGGCGAACGGCTCAGCATCGTAACCAGCAAAGCCCAGACCACGCGCCACCGCATTCTGGGCATCCTCAACGGCGAGGATTTCCAGCTGGTGTACTCCGACACGCCCGGCATCATCCAGCCCAAATACGAGCTGCACAACGCCATGATGTCGTTTGTGTACTCGTCCTTGGAAGATGCCGACGTGATTCTGTTCGTGACGGATATCTACGAAAAGCACGACGAAGAGCCCGTAGTGGAGCGCCTGCGCAAGATGGTGGACACGCCCATTTTGCTGCTCGTCAACAAAATCGACCAGGCCGACCAGGCCGAGGTGGAGGCCAAGGTGGAGTACTGGCGCGAGCACCTGCCCAATGCGGCCCGCGTGCTGCCCATTTCGGCGCTGGAGAAGTTCGGGACCGGCGAGCTGCTGGATCTGGTGCTCGGCTACCTGCCCGTGCACCCGCCCTACTATCCCAAAGACGAGCTGACCGACAAGCCCGAGCGGTTTTTTGCGGCCGAGATGATCCGCGAAAAAATCTTCAAGCTCTACAAAAAAGAGGTACCGTACAGCTGCGAGGTGGAAATCGAGGAGTTCAAGGAAGACGAAGACATCATCCGGATGCGCTCCGTGATTTACGTGGAGCGCGCCAGCCAGAAAGGCATCATCATCGGCCAGCAGGGCACGGCCCTCAAGAAAGTAGGCACCTGGGCCCGCGAGGAAATGGAGAAGTTCTTCCAGAAAAAGGTGTTCCTCGAAATCTACGTCAAGGTAAACGAGAACTGGCGCACCGACCCGAAGGCCCTGAGCCGTTTCGGTTACCAATAA
- the hemH gene encoding ferrochelatase, which translates to MPSSPNKGRIGVLLVNLGTPDSPQTGDVRRYLNEFLTDGRVVDMPAAIRYPLFRGLVVPLRAPKSAKIYQQLWTDRGSPLLFHGLDLQKLVQEKLGNDYLVAFGMRYQNPSIEKALDELRDAAVERIIVLPLFPQYAAASTGSVQEKVMELVSKWWVVPSISFISNFVDEPGFIETFATLGKAEMEKHDYDHVVFSYHGIPERHVLKGSHKGYCKLGSCCASYNKNNRYCYRAQCFETSRQLGKALGLTPEQYTTTFQSRLQSRLRDPWLQPYTDEVIKEYPAKGINNVLAFSPAFVADCLETTIEVGEEFKEMFEEAGGKHWQLVPSLNTHPQWVDAVAGMIQRN; encoded by the coding sequence ATGCCCTCCTCCCCCAACAAAGGCCGCATCGGCGTCCTGCTCGTCAACCTCGGCACGCCCGACTCGCCCCAGACCGGCGACGTGCGCCGCTACCTCAATGAGTTTCTGACTGATGGCCGCGTGGTAGACATGCCGGCCGCCATCCGCTACCCGCTGTTCCGGGGGCTGGTGGTGCCGTTGCGGGCGCCCAAGTCGGCCAAGATCTACCAGCAGCTCTGGACCGACCGGGGCTCGCCGCTGCTCTTCCACGGCCTCGATCTGCAGAAGCTGGTGCAGGAGAAGCTGGGCAACGACTACCTCGTGGCCTTTGGCATGCGCTACCAAAACCCCAGCATTGAGAAGGCGCTGGATGAGCTGCGCGACGCAGCCGTGGAGCGCATTATTGTGCTACCGCTGTTCCCGCAGTATGCGGCGGCCAGCACGGGCTCGGTGCAGGAAAAGGTGATGGAGCTGGTGAGCAAATGGTGGGTGGTGCCCAGCATCAGCTTCATCAGCAACTTCGTGGACGAGCCAGGCTTCATCGAAACCTTCGCCACGCTGGGCAAGGCCGAAATGGAAAAACACGACTACGACCACGTGGTGTTCAGCTACCACGGCATCCCGGAGCGGCACGTGTTGAAGGGTAGTCACAAGGGTTACTGCAAGCTGGGTAGCTGCTGCGCCAGCTACAACAAAAACAACCGCTACTGCTACCGCGCGCAGTGCTTCGAGACCTCACGGCAGCTGGGCAAGGCCCTGGGCCTGACGCCGGAGCAGTACACCACCACCTTCCAGAGCCGCCTGCAAAGCCGCCTCCGTGACCCGTGGCTGCAGCCTTACACCGACGAGGTTATCAAGGAATACCCCGCCAAAGGCATCAACAACGTGCTGGCCTTCTCCCCCGCCTTCGTGGCCGACTGCCTGGAAACCACGATTGAAGTGGGCGAGGAGTTCAAGGAAATGTTTGAGGAAGCCGGTGGAAAGCACTGGCAGCTGGTGCCCAGCCTGAACACCCACCCGCAGTGGGTGGACGCCGTAGCCGGTATGATTCAGCGCAACTAA
- a CDS encoding PRC-barrel domain-containing protein, whose product MEPTPIPSAQGMHLRRLRDLTEYEVADGNPDVRGWAVRGGDGRQFGTVAELIVEEQTLKVRYLDVELDAALRINEQERHILVPIGVAALDEDGDNLFVPSLTLDSVLEYPPYQEFQISREYEQAMLRALRLQLPENTADTFYEQPSFDEHSFYGARRPTDTPATFRRRLE is encoded by the coding sequence GTGGAACCAACGCCTATTCCTTCCGCCCAGGGCATGCACCTGCGCCGCCTCCGCGACCTGACCGAGTACGAAGTAGCCGACGGCAACCCCGACGTGCGCGGCTGGGCAGTGCGCGGCGGCGACGGCCGGCAGTTCGGCACCGTCGCCGAGCTGATTGTGGAAGAGCAGACCCTGAAAGTGCGCTACCTCGATGTAGAGCTGGACGCCGCATTACGCATCAACGAGCAGGAACGGCACATTCTGGTGCCCATTGGGGTGGCGGCGCTTGACGAGGACGGCGACAACCTCTTCGTGCCCTCGCTCACCCTAGACTCGGTGCTGGAGTACCCGCCCTACCAGGAGTTCCAGATCAGCCGCGAATATGAGCAGGCAATGCTGCGCGCCTTGCGCCTGCAACTCCCCGAAAACACTGCCGATACCTTCTACGAGCAGCCCTCTTTCGACGAGCACAGTTTCTACGGAGCCCGCCGCCCCACCGACACGCCGGCCACTTTCCGGCGCAGGTTGGAATAG
- a CDS encoding B12-binding domain-containing radical SAM protein, protein MRVKFILPALTEATNPYWRPIKYSLFPPLGLATLAALLPAHWEAELQDEHVETLHTDDVPDLVVIQVYITNAYRAYDLADLYRARGCYVCLGGLHVTSMPEEASVHADSIFLGPGEDTFPEFLRDWHQRRARPRYVAPARRSLVGTPPIRRDLIRRELYLVPNSIVVTRGCPHHCDFCYKDAFFEGGNTFYTQPVDDALAEIERLPGRHLYFLDDHLLGHQRFASSLFEGMRGMNRLFQGAATVDSILRDTELLEKAAAAGLRSLFVGFETLSPANLKASNKNQNLGRDYALAIRKLHDLGIMVNGSFVFGLDDDGADVFKRTVEWAVQQGITTATFHIATPYPGTEYFKRIESQGRLLHRRWNEYDTRTVVHQPGPGLTATQLKNGYDWAYREFYSWANITRASLAHDELKHMLKHFAYAGGWKKFEPLWNFMIKSRQLHSMRPLLEAILSKVQGQRQDSVPAPADFIPLPIIP, encoded by the coding sequence ATGCGCGTAAAATTCATTCTTCCCGCTCTCACCGAGGCCACAAATCCTTACTGGAGGCCCATCAAGTATTCTTTGTTCCCGCCGTTAGGCCTGGCGACTTTAGCGGCACTGCTGCCGGCGCATTGGGAGGCTGAGTTGCAGGATGAGCACGTAGAGACATTGCACACCGATGATGTCCCCGACCTGGTTGTAATCCAGGTATACATCACGAATGCTTATCGGGCCTACGATCTGGCCGATTTATACCGGGCCCGCGGCTGCTATGTATGCTTGGGTGGCCTACACGTTACGAGTATGCCCGAAGAGGCTAGTGTCCACGCCGACAGTATCTTCCTGGGCCCAGGAGAAGACACGTTTCCGGAATTCTTGCGCGACTGGCACCAACGCCGAGCCCGGCCTCGCTATGTGGCGCCAGCTCGTCGCTCATTGGTTGGTACGCCCCCAATTCGCCGCGACCTTATTCGCCGCGAGCTGTATCTGGTACCTAACTCCATCGTCGTGACGCGCGGCTGCCCGCACCACTGCGACTTTTGCTATAAAGACGCTTTTTTTGAAGGCGGTAATACGTTCTATACTCAGCCTGTTGACGACGCTCTAGCCGAGATTGAGCGGCTGCCGGGCCGCCATCTTTACTTCCTTGACGACCATTTGCTAGGCCATCAGCGATTTGCCAGCAGTTTGTTTGAGGGGATGCGCGGTATGAATCGTCTGTTTCAGGGCGCCGCTACTGTCGACAGCATTTTGCGAGATACCGAGTTGCTGGAGAAGGCAGCGGCAGCTGGACTGCGTAGCTTGTTTGTGGGCTTTGAGACACTCAGTCCAGCTAACTTAAAAGCCAGTAATAAAAACCAAAACCTGGGCCGCGACTATGCCTTGGCCATCCGGAAACTGCACGACCTGGGTATTATGGTCAACGGTAGCTTCGTGTTCGGGCTCGATGATGACGGAGCCGACGTATTCAAGCGCACCGTGGAGTGGGCCGTACAACAGGGCATCACTACTGCCACGTTTCACATTGCCACGCCGTATCCGGGAACTGAGTATTTCAAGCGTATTGAGTCGCAAGGCCGGCTGCTCCATCGGCGCTGGAACGAGTATGATACCCGCACTGTGGTGCACCAGCCGGGCCCTGGCCTGACAGCCACTCAACTTAAGAATGGGTACGACTGGGCCTACCGCGAATTTTATTCCTGGGCCAACATCACGCGTGCCAGCTTGGCTCATGATGAATTGAAGCATATGCTGAAGCACTTTGCGTATGCCGGAGGCTGGAAAAAGTTTGAGCCACTCTGGAATTTTATGATTAAAAGCCGTCAGCTACATTCAATGCGTCCGCTGTTGGAAGCCATCTTGAGCAAAGTACAGGGGCAGCGGCAAGACAGTGTGCCTGCACCTGCTGACTTCATTCCGCTGCCAATTATTCCATAA